The DNA segment TGCAAAGGTTTTCCGGCAAAGTGTTACGTTTTGGGTGCGCTTCTGTGCGCCATCGCCTTGATCTCCTGTGCTGCGCCTCAAACCTCTACTCCCCATACTCCCGCACCCTCGCTTGTCGGCACACCAGCCATATCGCCCAGTCCTAGCCCGATAACTGCTATCGCTGCTGAGGATATCCGCAAGCCAGCGGTTGCTGGCATGTTCTACCCAGCCGAGCCCGCCGAATTGCAGGCCATGGTAGACCAGTTGCTGCAACAAGCAGAGCAGGTACCCCAGGAACCTATTGCGTTGATAGTGCCCCATGCTGGATATATCTATAGCGGCGCAGTGGCAGCAACAGCGTTCAAACAACTGGAGGGGCGCAAATACGATGCGATCGTGATAGTGGCCGGCAACCATTACGATCCGTATTTCACGCGTATCTCTATCTGGCCCTCAGGTGCTTACTCCACGCCCATCGGGCTCGTGCCGGTGGATAGTGCATTGGCGGAGACAATCGTGGCCGCTGACCCACAGCACATCATCGCTGATCGCAACTCGCAGTTGTCCGAGCACTCCATCGAAGTGGAACTGCCCTTCCTGCTGCGGGCATATGGCCCGGCTCCCTTTGTCCCCGTCTTGATGGGTCAACAATCTTGGGAGAACTGCCAAGCACTCAGCACTGCGTTGTTCACCGCCCTGCGTGGCAAAAAAGCGCTCATCATTGCCAGCACGGACATGTCTCATTACCCCACCTATGATAATGCGGTGCAAGTAGATCGCGCAACGCTGCTGGCCATCACCTCGCTAGACCCACAGGCTGTCATCACCAATACCAAGCATTGGCTCAGCAAAGGTGTGGACAACTTGTACTGCACGCTATGCGGAGAAGGGGCCGTGCTTACGACAATGTTAGTAGCCCAAAAACTGGGAGCCAACCGCGCCACTGTGCTCCACTATGCCAATTCGGGCGACTCCCCATACGGTAGTAAGGACCAAGTAGTTGGATACGGAGCCATTATGTTCTGGAAGGAGGAGGCGATGATGCTGAATGAGCAAGAGAAAGCCACTTTGCTACGTATCGCCCGCGAGACACTACAGCAATACCTGGAAAAAGGAACTATTCCCAAATATGAGGTAAACGAACCCGGATTGCGCCAAAAGAGCGGTGCGTTTGTCACGCTGGAGAAAAAGGGCCAATTGCGCGGCTGCATTGGTCACATGACAAGCGACCAGGAGCTTTACCGCACAGTGCAAGAGATGGCCATCGCGGCAGCAACCGAGGACCCTCGTTTCCCTCCGCTCAGAGCAAATGAACTAGTAGATATCACCATCGAGATCTCTGTGCTCTCCCCCTTGTACTATGTCCGGGATGTGGGGGAAATCCAGGTGGGGCGGGATGGGTTGTATATCATCAGCGGCCCCTACGCGGGGGTGCTTTTGCCTCAGGTAGCAACAGAGTGGGGCTGGAACCGCGAGGAGTTTTTACAACAGGTGTGCCTCAAAGCAGGGCTACCCTCAAATGCGTGGCAGAAAGGAGCCATGCTCTACCGCTTCGAAGCCCAAGTCTTCGGAGAAGCAAAGTAAAGGTCACCGCGGGACATAGGTGACTTTCTCTGAGCGCACTCCATAAGGCATTTGCCCTTCTCAGTAGGGTGGCTTTCCAGCCGACCTTGGCTATTAGCCACAGCCTGATTATAATCATGCCAATCCATTCTCTCAGGAGGGAACGACATGCACAGGTGGCAGATCATCTACATCACACTCGCACTCATTGTGCTGGCCTTATCTCCCGTTACTGTGTTATCCCAAGAACCCTGTCCAGGCAACCGTCTGACGAATGCTGGTTTCGAAGAGGGCTCATGGAATACTGGCGCAATGGGCACGCGTCCCTCTTCCATCGTCGCTACTGGATGGAGCCCATGGAGCGTGTGGGGTGACGTACCCTACAGTCAGGAGGCAGAATTTGATCTAGAGGACATCACGCGCCTAGGATTTTCAACTTACCGTGTGCATTCGGGCCACTTCTCGCAAAAATTCTCCTCCAGTTATGCTGTGCACACAGCAGGCATGTACCAACGCGTGGCTGTGCCCAAAGGCAGCACAGTTACTTTCTCCATTTGGGTGCAGATATACACAGGACAGGAGTCCTCGACCTCGGACGGGAAATTGGTTTCCGACCTCAACCATCCGGGAAACTATCGCGTCTACGCGGGCATTGACCCCTATGGTCGAGAACCAGCAGGGTTCGGTGCCCCGCCTCCCGAGGAAACGGTGTGGTCCGACCCGGTGATAGACCGAGAAACGCGCCGGGTCAACGAGCAAGGGCTGCCCTATGACGCTTGGGTGCAATTGAAGGTAACAGCAAAAGCTGCCGCTGATCACATTACCGTTTATACCAAAGGACAACCCGAGTTTGCCGTAGCCTACAATGTGTCCTATTGGGACGATGCTTGCTTGTCCGTTACTCCACCCAAAGCAACGGCAACCCCCACCAAACCGTTCACGCCAACTCCGTCGCCGACGCAATCTCCCACACCCACCGTTCCGGCGACCGCAACACCAACTGAAACGCCGCTGCCGACTGCCACGCCTCCTCCAACGGAAACCATGACACCAACGCCAGCCCCGACGCTTTTCCCAACGGATACTCC comes from the Chloroflexota bacterium genome and includes:
- the amrB gene encoding AmmeMemoRadiSam system protein B; the protein is MSGRCKGFPAKCYVLGALLCAIALISCAAPQTSTPHTPAPSLVGTPAISPSPSPITAIAAEDIRKPAVAGMFYPAEPAELQAMVDQLLQQAEQVPQEPIALIVPHAGYIYSGAVAATAFKQLEGRKYDAIVIVAGNHYDPYFTRISIWPSGAYSTPIGLVPVDSALAETIVAADPQHIIADRNSQLSEHSIEVELPFLLRAYGPAPFVPVLMGQQSWENCQALSTALFTALRGKKALIIASTDMSHYPTYDNAVQVDRATLLAITSLDPQAVITNTKHWLSKGVDNLYCTLCGEGAVLTTMLVAQKLGANRATVLHYANSGDSPYGSKDQVVGYGAIMFWKEEAMMLNEQEKATLLRIARETLQQYLEKGTIPKYEVNEPGLRQKSGAFVTLEKKGQLRGCIGHMTSDQELYRTVQEMAIAAATEDPRFPPLRANELVDITIEISVLSPLYYVRDVGEIQVGRDGLYIISGPYAGVLLPQVATEWGWNREEFLQQVCLKAGLPSNAWQKGAMLYRFEAQVFGEAK